One part of the Streptomyces sp. NBC_01381 genome encodes these proteins:
- a CDS encoding PadR family transcriptional regulator, translating into MLELAIIGFLYDAPLHGYELRKRITALTGHVRPVAESTLYPAIKRLEKAGLLARETQPGSGAAPRHVLSLTAEGRRELRRRLAEPGQADITDENRWFTVLAFLRHLDDKAAQAAVLRRRLAFLEEPASFFYDGDRPLRAEELDDPFRRGILTIARATSRAELNWLRATLDSLR; encoded by the coding sequence GCACGGCTATGAGCTGCGCAAACGCATCACAGCGCTGACGGGGCACGTGCGCCCGGTCGCGGAGAGCACGCTGTACCCCGCCATCAAGCGGCTCGAGAAGGCCGGCCTCCTCGCTCGCGAGACTCAGCCCGGATCAGGGGCGGCTCCCCGGCACGTCCTGAGTCTCACCGCGGAAGGGCGGCGCGAGCTGCGCCGCAGACTCGCGGAGCCTGGGCAGGCGGACATCACCGACGAGAACCGCTGGTTCACCGTCCTCGCCTTCCTCCGGCATCTGGACGACAAGGCGGCACAAGCCGCGGTCCTGCGGCGCCGTCTGGCCTTCCTGGAGGAGCCCGCCAGCTTCTTCTACGACGGCGACCGCCCGCTGCGCGCCGAAGAACTGGACGACCCGTTCCGGCGCGGCATCCTCACCATCGCCCGGGCGACGAGCCGGGCCGAACTCAACTGGCTGCGGGCGACGCTGGATTCACTCCGCTGA